In one Pseudomonas sp. 31-12 genomic region, the following are encoded:
- a CDS encoding RND family transporter, which translates to MANIKQDTMPVIRHLRDFDQHSGNRLERWVFNYRPLFMLFMALITLVLGYMAATRLELRPSFEKMIPQSQPYIKNFLENRKSLRGLGSSVRVVVENTQGDIYDPEYLAVLKQVNDDLFLTAGVDRAWMKSLWSPSVRWNEVTEEGFQGGPVMPDAYHGSPEDIEQLRQNINRAGIVGSLVASDFKSSMLIVPLQDKTSATGHSIDYHAFAQMLEEQLRDKIEFAGDSKARQAGEEGQGKYKVRVIGFAKLIGDLIDGLIQVMMFFGLAVVTSFVIIYLYTRCLRSTLLVIFCSLTAVVWQLGIVAWLGYAIDPYSVLVPFLIFAIGVSHAAQKMNGILQDIALGTHKLVAARYTFRRLFIAGVTALLADAVGFAVLMLIDIPVIQDLAITASIGVAVLIFTSLLLMPVALSYIGVGAKAAERALKIDNRAAQSRGFGKLWDLLDRFTTRKWAMGIVLGAVALGIAGFVVSLQLQIGDLDSGAPELRADSRYNRDNAYITSHYALSSDLFAVMIKTPPEGCLNYQTLILADRLAWELQQYPGVQATSSLVNAVRQITAGSFEGNPKLNSIQRNQNVLNYAAQQASVNAPELFNTDCSVMPVIAFLKDHKAETLDAVVAIADRFARENSTEDRQFLLAAGTAGIEAATNIVVREANHTMLLYVYAAVTLFCLITFRSWRATLVALLPLVLTSILCEALMVVMGIGVKVATLPVIALGVGIGVDYALYLLSVQLHYQRQGLPLAQAYRNAVSFTGRVVGLVGITLAAGVVCWAWSPIKFQADMGILLTFMFLWNMLGALILIPALSHFLLRNIAPVPSRATERPAELVGAHP; encoded by the coding sequence ATGGCAAACATCAAGCAAGACACCATGCCGGTGATCCGCCACTTGCGTGACTTCGATCAGCACTCCGGCAACCGGCTGGAGCGCTGGGTATTCAATTACCGCCCGCTGTTCATGCTGTTCATGGCGTTGATCACGTTGGTCCTGGGCTACATGGCGGCTACCCGCCTGGAGCTGCGTCCCAGCTTCGAAAAGATGATTCCGCAGAGCCAGCCCTACATTAAAAACTTTTTGGAGAACCGCAAATCGTTGCGCGGCCTGGGCAGTTCCGTGCGGGTGGTGGTGGAGAATACCCAGGGCGATATTTACGACCCCGAATACCTGGCCGTGCTCAAGCAAGTCAACGACGACTTGTTCCTCACCGCAGGCGTTGACCGCGCCTGGATGAAGTCATTGTGGAGCCCTTCGGTGCGCTGGAACGAAGTGACCGAGGAAGGTTTCCAGGGTGGCCCGGTGATGCCCGATGCGTACCACGGCTCCCCCGAAGACATCGAACAGCTACGCCAGAATATCAACCGCGCGGGCATCGTCGGCAGCTTGGTGGCCAGCGATTTCAAATCGAGCATGTTGATTGTGCCGCTGCAGGACAAGACCTCGGCGACCGGTCACAGCATCGATTACCACGCGTTCGCACAGATGCTTGAAGAGCAACTGCGCGACAAGATCGAGTTTGCCGGCGACAGCAAGGCACGCCAGGCGGGGGAGGAGGGGCAGGGCAAGTACAAGGTCCGCGTGATCGGCTTTGCCAAGTTGATCGGTGATCTGATCGACGGCCTGATCCAGGTGATGATGTTTTTCGGTCTGGCCGTGGTCACCTCGTTCGTCATCATCTACCTCTACACCCGTTGCCTGCGCAGCACATTGTTGGTGATTTTCTGCTCGCTGACGGCGGTGGTCTGGCAGTTGGGTATCGTGGCCTGGCTGGGTTACGCCATCGATCCGTACTCGGTGCTGGTGCCGTTCCTGATCTTCGCCATTGGCGTGTCCCACGCCGCGCAGAAGATGAACGGCATCCTGCAGGACATCGCCCTTGGCACCCATAAATTGGTGGCGGCGCGGTACACCTTCCGGCGTCTGTTTATCGCCGGTGTCACCGCGTTGCTGGCCGACGCGGTGGGTTTTGCGGTGTTGATGCTGATCGATATTCCGGTGATCCAGGACCTGGCGATTACTGCCAGTATCGGCGTCGCGGTGCTGATCTTCACATCGCTGTTGCTGATGCCGGTGGCCCTGTCTTACATCGGCGTTGGCGCCAAGGCTGCCGAGCGCGCACTGAAGATCGACAACCGCGCTGCGCAGAGTCGCGGCTTTGGCAAACTGTGGGATTTGCTCGACCGTTTCACCACCCGCAAGTGGGCCATGGGTATCGTGCTCGGTGCCGTGGCGTTGGGTATCGCAGGCTTTGTGGTCAGTCTGCAACTGCAGATCGGCGACCTCGACAGCGGCGCGCCGGAGTTGCGCGCGGACTCGCGTTACAACCGCGATAACGCTTACATCACCAGCCACTATGCGCTGTCCAGCGACCTGTTCGCGGTGATGATCAAGACTCCGCCGGAAGGCTGCCTGAATTATCAGACGCTGATCCTGGCCGACCGTTTGGCTTGGGAACTGCAGCAATACCCTGGTGTACAAGCGACTTCATCGCTGGTTAACGCGGTGCGCCAGATCACCGCGGGATCGTTCGAGGGCAACCCCAAGCTGAACAGCATCCAACGCAACCAGAACGTGCTGAACTATGCCGCGCAGCAGGCTTCGGTCAATGCGCCGGAATTGTTCAATACCGACTGTTCGGTCATGCCGGTGATTGCCTTTCTCAAGGACCACAAGGCAGAAACCCTGGACGCAGTGGTCGCCATCGCCGACAGATTCGCCAGGGAAAACAGCACCGAGGACCGACAATTTCTGCTGGCCGCCGGCACCGCTGGCATCGAGGCGGCGACCAACATCGTGGTGCGTGAAGCCAACCATACGATGCTGCTTTACGTGTACGCGGCGGTGACGCTGTTCTGCCTGATCACCTTCCGCAGTTGGCGCGCCACGCTGGTGGCGCTGTTGCCGCTGGTGCTGACGTCGATACTGTGCGAGGCCTTGATGGTGGTCATGGGCATCGGCGTGAAGGTGGCGACGTTGCCGGTGATCGCTTTGGGGGTCGGGATCGGCGTGGATTACGCGCTGTATTTACTCAGCGTGCAGCTGCACTACCAGCGCCAGGGCTTGCCGCTGGCACAGGCCTACCGTAACGCGGTGTCGTTCACCGGCCGGGTGGTGGGTCTGGTCGGCATCACCCTGGCCGCCGGAGTGGTGTGCTGGGCCTGGTCACCGATCAAGTTCCAGGCGGACATGGGCATCCTGCTAACCTTCATGTTCCTTTGGAACATGCTCGGTGCGCTGATCCTTATCCCGGCGCTGTCGCATTTCCTGCTGCGAAACATTGCGCCCGTTCCATCAAGGGCCACCGAACGCCCGGCGGAACTTGTTGGGGCACACCCGTAG
- a CDS encoding YCF48-related protein: MCSYKKYRQLALGMALALLQGFAHATSFVDVLDQPAKASALAVSSPLLGVARAGERLVAVGQRGHILYSDDGGKDWQQAAVPVSADLNAVSFPSAAQGWAVGNDGVVLHSSDAGETWTRQLDGRQIGALLVEHYGALARAEPANEQWATLAADGQRLTEEGADKPLLDVWFANEKTGYVVGAFNLILRTDDGGHHWTPFQDRTDNPQGLHLNAIASTGDALYIVGEQGLLLKWDDPGQRFVALDSPYQGSFFGAVGRPGEVLVYGLRGHVFRSLDGGSSWTPLKTGLQVSISTATVDAKGRYLLFSQAGQMLVHVDGARLTLVPQQNLSPSAGAIKAPDGSLVLVGSRGARVLNVK, from the coding sequence ATGTGTTCGTACAAAAAGTACCGGCAGTTGGCGCTGGGCATGGCCCTTGCTCTGTTGCAGGGCTTTGCCCACGCCACCAGCTTCGTCGACGTGCTGGACCAGCCGGCCAAGGCCAGCGCCCTGGCGGTCAGCAGCCCGTTGCTGGGCGTGGCCCGTGCGGGAGAGCGGCTGGTCGCCGTCGGGCAACGTGGCCACATTCTCTATTCCGATGATGGCGGCAAAGACTGGCAACAGGCCGCCGTACCGGTCAGTGCCGACCTCAATGCCGTCAGTTTTCCTTCAGCAGCCCAGGGCTGGGCGGTCGGCAATGATGGCGTGGTGTTGCACAGCAGCGATGCCGGAGAAACCTGGACCAGACAACTGGACGGTCGGCAGATCGGTGCGTTGCTGGTTGAACATTACGGTGCGCTGGCCCGCGCCGAACCGGCCAATGAGCAATGGGCGACGCTCGCCGCCGACGGACAGCGGCTGACAGAGGAGGGCGCCGACAAGCCGCTGCTCGACGTTTGGTTCGCCAACGAAAAAACCGGTTATGTGGTCGGTGCGTTCAACCTGATTCTGCGTACCGACGATGGCGGTCATCACTGGACACCGTTCCAGGACCGCACCGACAACCCGCAAGGGTTGCACCTCAATGCCATCGCCTCCACGGGGGATGCGCTCTACATCGTTGGCGAACAGGGGTTGTTGCTCAAGTGGGATGACCCGGGCCAGCGTTTCGTGGCACTCGATTCGCCTTATCAGGGCAGCTTTTTCGGGGCAGTTGGCCGGCCTGGCGAAGTACTTGTCTACGGTCTGCGCGGGCATGTGTTTCGCAGCCTCGACGGCGGTTCCAGCTGGACCCCGCTCAAGACCGGCCTGCAGGTCAGCATCTCCACTGCCACGGTGGACGCCAAGGGTCGATACCTGCTGTTTAGCCAGGCAGGACAAATGCTGGTCCACGTAGACGGCGCGCGCCTGACATTGGTGCCTCAGCAAAACCTGTCCCCATCAGCCGGCGCCATCAAGGCGCCCGACGGCAGCCTGGTGTTGGTGGGCAGCCGTGGTGCACGCGTACTGAACGTCAAGTAA